One genomic segment of Gemmatimonadota bacterium includes these proteins:
- a CDS encoding aldo/keto reductase, with protein MVPRHRLAAHGPEFSRLAYGTWRLLNDATPPTPQSVLARLQRCADLGITTLDTAEIYGKYQVEEALGAALALDKGLRQRLEIVTKAGIYVPNAFHPARKVSYYDATGARLIKSLEKSLRFLGVDHVELLLVHRPDWLTHPDETAEGLNRLLKDGKIRSAGVSNYNVHQFDALNARMDQPLVTNQVEFSLLRMDPIFDGVLDQCMRLGVSPMAWSPLGGGRLVRTDDEAGARVQQAVAEIAERHGGATVDQVAYAWIMAHPSRPMPIIGSNQVDRIERAARSTAIQLTREDWYALWTAAQGKRIP; from the coding sequence ATGGTCCCCCGTCATCGTCTCGCCGCACACGGTCCCGAATTCTCGCGCCTCGCCTACGGCACCTGGCGCCTCCTCAACGACGCCACTCCCCCCACCCCGCAGTCGGTCCTCGCGCGCCTCCAGCGCTGCGCCGACCTCGGCATCACCACCCTCGACACCGCCGAGATCTACGGGAAGTACCAGGTGGAGGAGGCGCTCGGCGCCGCCCTCGCCCTCGACAAGGGGCTGCGCCAGCGCCTCGAGATCGTCACCAAGGCCGGCATCTACGTCCCCAACGCCTTCCACCCCGCGCGGAAGGTCTCGTACTACGACGCCACCGGCGCGCGACTCATCAAGAGCCTCGAGAAGTCGCTCCGCTTCCTCGGCGTGGACCATGTGGAGCTCCTCCTCGTCCATCGGCCCGACTGGCTCACGCACCCGGACGAGACGGCCGAGGGGCTCAATCGCCTGCTCAAGGACGGGAAGATCCGCAGCGCCGGGGTCTCCAACTACAACGTCCACCAGTTCGACGCGCTCAACGCGCGGATGGACCAGCCGTTGGTGACCAATCAGGTGGAGTTCTCGCTGCTGCGCATGGACCCGATCTTCGACGGGGTCCTCGACCAGTGCATGCGGCTCGGTGTGTCGCCGATGGCCTGGTCACCGCTCGGCGGCGGGCGCCTCGTGCGCACGGACGACGAGGCGGGCGCGCGGGTGCAGCAGGCGGTCGCGGAGATCGCCGAGCGGCACGGCGGCGCGACGGTGGATCAGGTGGCGTACGCGTGGATCATGGCGCATCCGTCACGGCCGATGCCGATCATCGGCTCGAACCAGGTGGACCGGATCGAGCGAGCGGCGCGCTCGACGGCGATCCAGCTCACACGGGAAGATTGGTATGCGCTCTGGACCGCGGCGCAGGGGAAGAGGATACCTTAG
- a CDS encoding type II toxin-antitoxin system RelE/ParE family toxin, translating into MEIERWMQANGRAVDDWFAPVDHAIERLRSFPRLGRLAGGSTLPDLREIVAGAYRVTYLARTNYLLVVSLRHGRQRPARRSPLRPL; encoded by the coding sequence TTGGAGATCGAACGCTGGATGCAGGCGAACGGGAGGGCCGTGGACGACTGGTTCGCGCCGGTCGATCACGCGATCGAGCGATTGCGCTCCTTTCCTCGACTCGGACGTCTGGCCGGAGGATCGACCCTGCCGGATCTCCGCGAGATCGTCGCGGGCGCCTACCGCGTCACCTATCTCGCGAGAACGAACTACCTGCTGGTCGTTTCGTTGCGGCATGGACGACAGCGACCGGCCCGCCGCAGCCCGCTTCGCCCGCTCTGA
- a CDS encoding type II toxin-antitoxin system Phd/YefM family antitoxin, with protein sequence MQRLKPTRAIQPVSEFRANAAKFIEQVRETKEPIVLTQHGRGAAVLVDIDSWHDLVERVHVLDAAVSGLEAERNGGLVAHDDLKQELRALRSR encoded by the coding sequence GTGCAGCGACTGAAGCCGACCCGAGCCATCCAGCCGGTGAGCGAGTTCCGCGCGAACGCCGCGAAGTTCATCGAGCAGGTCCGCGAGACGAAGGAGCCGATCGTCCTGACGCAGCACGGCCGTGGTGCGGCGGTGCTGGTGGACATCGATTCGTGGCATGACCTCGTGGAACGGGTGCACGTCCTCGATGCCGCCGTGAGCGGACTCGAGGCGGAGCGGAACGGTGGTCTCGTCGCGCACGACGACCTGAAGCAGGAGTTGCGAGCGCTGCGTTCGCGCTAG
- the ftsY gene encoding signal recognition particle-docking protein FtsY, translated as MSLLFRRKDEAPRKSLWQRIKDVALTDVAVLAKGGVDTGSLEQLEQTLLEADFGVPVTMRLVDAVKHQATRGTVKTQEQFLGALQVAVEGALRAGKSDPALHLPSEKPAVVLVLGVNGAGKTTFIGKLASKLRAEGKSVLLGAGDTFRAGAIDQLRVWAERTKSEFVGGAPGGDPGALAWQAIDAGVARGVDVIIIDTAGRLHTSGALMDELKKVQRVVEKRLPGAPHEALLVLDGTVGQNAVQQARTFADAVPVTGLVVTKLDGTARGGVVLAVHEAIDVPVKFIGTGEQAKDLVAFDAGAFARELLEG; from the coding sequence ATGTCCCTCCTCTTCCGCCGCAAGGACGAAGCCCCCCGCAAGTCGCTCTGGCAGCGGATCAAGGACGTCGCCCTCACCGACGTCGCCGTCCTCGCCAAGGGGGGCGTCGATACCGGATCGCTCGAGCAGCTCGAGCAGACCCTCCTCGAGGCGGACTTCGGCGTGCCGGTCACCATGCGCCTCGTCGACGCGGTGAAGCACCAGGCGACGCGCGGCACGGTGAAGACGCAGGAGCAGTTCCTCGGCGCGTTGCAGGTCGCCGTCGAAGGGGCGCTGCGCGCGGGGAAGAGCGATCCGGCGCTCCATCTGCCATCCGAGAAGCCGGCGGTCGTGCTCGTCCTCGGCGTGAACGGTGCGGGGAAGACGACCTTCATCGGCAAGCTCGCGTCGAAGCTGCGCGCCGAGGGGAAGTCGGTGCTGCTCGGCGCCGGCGACACCTTCCGCGCCGGCGCGATCGACCAGCTGCGCGTCTGGGCCGAGCGCACCAAGAGCGAGTTCGTCGGTGGGGCGCCGGGGGGTGATCCCGGGGCGCTCGCCTGGCAGGCGATCGACGCCGGCGTCGCGCGGGGCGTGGACGTGATCATCATCGACACCGCCGGCCGCCTGCACACGAGCGGCGCGCTCATGGACGAGCTCAAGAAGGTGCAGCGCGTGGTGGAGAAGCGGCTCCCCGGCGCGCCGCACGAGGCGCTGCTCGTGCTCGACGGCACCGTCGGGCAGAACGCGGTGCAGCAGGCGAGGACCTTCGCCGACGCCGTGCCGGTGACGGGACTCGTCGTGACCAAGCTCGACGGCACGGCGCGCGGCGGCGTCGTGCTCGCCGTGCACGAGGCGATCGACGTGCCGGTGAAGTTCATCGGGACGGGGGAGCAGGCGAAGGACCTCGTGGCGTTCGACGCCGGCGCCTTCGCGCGCGAGTTGCTCGAGGGATGA